The Candidatus Poribacteria bacterium genome includes a region encoding these proteins:
- a CDS encoding Gfo/Idh/MocA family oxidoreductase translates to MSQTSSKYRVAIVGCGGISNAHGNAWRNLPEIEIVGACDAQFEPLKRFATEYNIQNTYNDLRQMLEKQQPDVLVIATWPSSHLKNLLEAVRCGVKGILVEKPIAVNATQLEQMIQVTERADIRLMEAFMYRHHPLTLAVKQKVEEGAIGEVRYARSTFSTGLTDRQNWRLRGDLGGGAVMDLGCYCINIMRYLIGQEPQSVWATGKFESVNNVWETLIGTLDFGDGITAQLDCSFGWTWRESYEVAGTEGTLFVHSAWGNSEGESHFIVNGETIRVAKGVNPYAAEILDLCQAVETGAPTRLPISDALGNMRVIDALHESAGTGQCIKIP, encoded by the coding sequence ATGTCGCAAACTTCGTCGAAATATCGTGTCGCAATTGTCGGATGTGGCGGTATCTCTAACGCACACGGCAACGCCTGGCGAAATTTACCAGAAATTGAAATTGTAGGGGCATGCGATGCGCAATTTGAACCGCTCAAACGCTTTGCCACCGAATATAACATTCAGAATACCTACAACGACCTCCGACAGATGCTGGAGAAACAGCAACCCGATGTCTTAGTGATTGCAACGTGGCCCTCAAGCCACCTTAAAAATCTCTTGGAGGCAGTCCGGTGTGGCGTCAAAGGAATTCTCGTTGAAAAACCGATTGCGGTGAACGCCACGCAATTGGAGCAGATGATTCAGGTTACAGAACGCGCCGATATCCGATTAATGGAAGCCTTCATGTATCGGCACCATCCGTTGACGCTCGCCGTGAAACAGAAGGTTGAGGAAGGCGCAATCGGAGAGGTCCGCTACGCCCGTTCCACTTTCTCAACAGGACTCACAGACCGGCAAAATTGGCGATTAAGAGGCGATCTTGGCGGTGGTGCCGTTATGGATTTAGGCTGTTATTGCATCAACATCATGCGTTATCTCATTGGACAAGAACCGCAATCCGTATGGGCAACCGGCAAATTTGAATCAGTTAACAACGTCTGGGAAACGCTGATTGGAACTTTGGACTTCGGCGATGGCATTACGGCGCAATTGGATTGTAGTTTCGGTTGGACGTGGCGCGAATCTTATGAAGTCGCCGGAACGGAGGGAACACTCTTTGTTCACAGTGCGTGGGGCAACTCGGAGGGCGAATCCCATTTTATCGTAAACGGCGAAACGATTCGTGTTGCTAAGGGGGTCAACCCCTACGCCGCTGAGATTTTGGATCTCTGTCAAGCCGTCGAGACCGGCGCACCAACCCGCTTACCCATATCGGACGCCCTTGGAAATATGCGCGTCATCGACGCATTACACGAATCTGCAGGCACAGGTCAGTGTATTAAGATCCCTTAA
- a CDS encoding HEAT repeat domain-containing protein → MDNEHIVADLIDDLSDMEDDVRDAAREELIAIGEPAIPQLVEALADNLGDVVDQTTEVLAAIGEPAIPALIDQMAIAERHHGLALSDTLSRIGEPAIPVLVEALSDKLNEEFREYAARALNLMGVAAIGAMPALIDTLNDPSDEVRSYAAYTLAKMEAAAADAVPALVKALDDESEEVQNHAAFALRMIGTPEANQALEAFRQT, encoded by the coding sequence ATGGACAACGAACACATCGTAGCCGACTTGATCGATGATTTGTCGGATATGGAGGACGATGTCCGCGATGCCGCAAGAGAGGAATTGATCGCTATCGGCGAACCCGCTATTCCACAACTCGTTGAGGCACTCGCCGATAATCTTGGAGATGTGGTCGATCAAACCACTGAGGTCTTGGCTGCCATCGGCGAACCTGCAATACCGGCACTCATTGATCAGATGGCGATAGCTGAGAGACACCACGGACTGGCTCTTAGTGATACACTCAGTCGTATAGGGGAGCCCGCAATACCAGTTTTGGTGGAAGCGTTATCTGACAAACTCAATGAAGAGTTCCGCGAATATGCAGCTCGCGCTCTCAATCTGATGGGGGTTGCGGCAATTGGTGCGATGCCTGCGCTTATTGATACTTTGAACGATCCGTCAGATGAGGTTCGGTCTTATGCTGCGTACACGCTTGCCAAAATGGAAGCCGCAGCAGCGGATGCGGTGCCTGCTCTTGTCAAGGCACTTGATGATGAATCCGAAGAAGTCCAAAATCATGCGGCTTTTGCATTGCGTATGATTGGAACCCCGGAAGCGAACCAGGCACTCGAGGCGTT
- a CDS encoding cytochrome c maturation protein CcmE, giving the protein MEEVQVQKQRRLKVIAASVVLLCGIALLMMVGIKRTSVRHFTPAALAADGNKMNDQQVQVDGLIAEGSSEWDAANFKLTFAVRDRETAARVNVIYKDRLKPDNFTDGGSVFVEGKYDATQNLIVASKLMTKCASKYEGAESATPTNETSYISE; this is encoded by the coding sequence ATGGAGGAGGTCCAAGTGCAAAAACAGAGAAGGCTTAAAGTGATTGCGGCGAGCGTCGTTTTGTTATGTGGTATAGCACTTTTAATGATGGTTGGCATTAAAAGGACAAGTGTTCGGCACTTCACACCCGCTGCGCTTGCGGCAGACGGGAACAAAATGAACGATCAACAGGTCCAGGTTGATGGGCTCATTGCAGAAGGCAGTTCCGAATGGGATGCTGCTAATTTTAAGCTCACCTTTGCTGTGCGGGACCGTGAAACTGCGGCAAGAGTCAACGTGATTTACAAGGATCGGCTTAAACCGGACAATTTTACGGATGGGGGCAGCGTTTTCGTAGAAGGCAAATACGATGCAACGCAGAACCTTATTGTCGCATCTAAACTCATGACGAAGTGTGCCTCGAAATACGAGGGAGCAGAAAGTGCCACTCCCACGAATGAGACCTCTTATATCTCGGAGTGA
- a CDS encoding carboxypeptidase regulatory-like domain-containing protein, whose protein sequence is MYTHISSYSNPQGNSQIHDITVWWMYSLLVVALFLLFPLLSPYAQTTESGDIQGAVIDKKNDKPLGAHPVTLTIHKADATESQETVTDENGNYRFGNLPLDPSVHYTVSTVHEGTNYTEKDVVLSTWASSIKIDFEIGGFTEDKTQIRVKSHSFVIAAPPPDHAPDGAVTVIEAIGIENRSDLPFRTTYGAQTVGLHLTLPERTEGFQPHRSTELTMDPATNQAILTTPLPPGETHLGYTYIFHVEKDRLDLSRRLNFATAEFLFFVPEGVDFAPRAKFFGAPKREQIHNNIYLIYQSTAPKAFAAGTTVDLALNVDMGPVRGALPGQTSNMGQLVLIAVAAALAGGFFVAALFKLRTANEDTTSDTADTAPPADAGWLRKLKPEDHEHVRVVRLEFITHLDDKYEKQEISERVYKRLRREQTERLTTLLEEQKRRTDA, encoded by the coding sequence ATGTACACGCATATATCCTCATATAGCAATCCACAGGGCAATTCGCAAATTCACGATATCACCGTGTGGTGGATGTATAGCCTGTTGGTGGTTGCGCTGTTCCTTCTTTTTCCACTTCTTTCTCCCTACGCGCAAACGACGGAATCGGGCGATATTCAAGGCGCGGTTATTGATAAAAAGAATGACAAACCTCTCGGCGCGCACCCCGTAACGCTCACTATCCATAAGGCGGACGCTACTGAGTCCCAAGAAACGGTGACGGATGAAAATGGGAACTATCGTTTCGGGAATTTACCCCTTGATCCGAGTGTCCACTATACGGTTTCTACGGTTCATGAAGGAACGAACTATACCGAGAAGGACGTGGTTTTATCCACTTGGGCTTCGAGTATCAAAATTGATTTTGAAATCGGGGGATTTACAGAGGACAAAACGCAAATCCGTGTCAAATCGCATAGTTTCGTCATTGCAGCTCCACCTCCGGACCATGCACCAGATGGTGCCGTCACAGTTATTGAAGCGATTGGGATTGAAAACCGGAGCGACTTACCCTTTAGAACGACGTACGGTGCCCAAACGGTTGGATTGCATTTAACGCTCCCGGAAAGAACTGAGGGTTTTCAGCCACATAGGTCAACGGAACTCACGATGGACCCTGCTACCAATCAAGCCATTCTCACAACGCCGTTACCGCCCGGGGAAACTCATTTAGGCTATACTTACATTTTCCACGTCGAAAAAGACAGATTGGATTTATCGCGTCGCTTAAATTTTGCGACAGCAGAATTCCTATTCTTTGTCCCAGAGGGTGTCGACTTTGCGCCGCGTGCGAAGTTTTTCGGTGCCCCAAAGCGCGAACAGATTCACAATAATATTTATCTTATATATCAAAGCACTGCGCCGAAAGCGTTTGCTGCTGGCACGACGGTTGACTTAGCACTTAATGTAGACATGGGTCCTGTCCGTGGTGCTTTACCTGGGCAAACTTCTAACATGGGGCAGTTGGTGCTTATTGCTGTCGCGGCGGCATTAGCCGGTGGATTCTTCGTCGCTGCTCTTTTTAAGCTCCGCACAGCAAATGAGGATACCACGTCTGATACCGCTGACACCGCACCGCCTGCAGACGCAGGCTGGCTTCGCAAATTGAAGCCAGAAGATCATGAACATGTCCGCGTCGTACGGCTTGAATTTATCACGCATCTCGATGATAAGTACGAGAAGCAAGAGATCTCGGAGCGCGTCTATAAACGATTGCGCCGAGAACAAACGGAACGCCTCACTACACTCCTCGAAGAACAAAAAAGGAGAACCGATGCATAG
- a CDS encoding Gfo/Idh/MocA family oxidoreductase, whose translation MKEIKIGFIGCGGNANGHMNQLAEIDGARVVAVCDIQAERAQSAAESHNADSYTAHQALLERDDLDAVYLSLPVFAHRQPELDVIERGLPFFVEKPVAINMEIAREVEAAVANAGLITCVGYQLRYLGSTQITQQILQGRTINMVVGKYWCSTGHGDPNAWLRQMGRSGGQLVEQATHTIDMMRYMGGEVETVYAMQANRFLKETDCPDANSVALQFSSGAVGSLTATWAYAGDWANANVLDLLYEEELLNWNPSRVLVQEDGEWVDKTEPSPTIDEVFVDAVRSGDASSILSPYSDAVKTLAISLAANQSAQENRPIAISEILDQ comes from the coding sequence ATGAAAGAAATTAAAATCGGATTTATCGGATGTGGCGGCAATGCGAATGGGCACATGAACCAATTAGCCGAGATCGACGGCGCGCGGGTTGTAGCAGTGTGCGACATTCAAGCAGAACGAGCGCAAAGCGCCGCCGAGAGCCATAACGCAGATTCCTACACCGCACATCAAGCCCTCCTCGAACGGGATGATTTGGATGCCGTCTATCTGAGCCTCCCAGTTTTTGCACATCGACAGCCAGAACTTGACGTCATTGAGCGAGGCTTACCCTTTTTCGTTGAGAAGCCTGTCGCTATTAATATGGAGATCGCCCGTGAGGTCGAAGCCGCCGTGGCGAATGCTGGACTCATCACATGTGTCGGCTATCAACTCCGTTACCTCGGTTCGACACAAATAACACAGCAGATCCTACAGGGCAGAACGATTAACATGGTCGTCGGCAAGTACTGGTGCAGCACCGGGCACGGCGACCCGAACGCATGGCTCCGGCAGATGGGCAGGTCCGGCGGTCAACTCGTCGAACAAGCCACACATACCATCGATATGATGCGTTACATGGGCGGCGAAGTGGAAACCGTCTATGCCATGCAGGCAAACCGGTTTCTCAAAGAGACGGATTGTCCCGACGCCAATAGCGTCGCTCTCCAGTTTTCGAGTGGTGCCGTCGGTTCGTTGACGGCTACTTGGGCGTATGCAGGCGACTGGGCGAACGCGAATGTCTTGGATCTATTGTATGAGGAAGAGTTGTTGAATTGGAATCCATCAAGGGTCTTGGTTCAGGAAGATGGCGAATGGGTGGATAAGACAGAACCGAGCCCCACAATTGATGAGGTCTTCGTGGACGCAGTGCGAAGTGGGGATGCTTCTTCAATCTTGAGTCCGTATAGCGATGCAGTCAAGACACTCGCAATATCGCTGGCAGCAAACCAATCCGCGCAAGAAAACCGACCCATAGCCATCTCAGAGATTCTTGACCAGTGA
- a CDS encoding heme lyase CcmF/NrfE family subunit, with the protein MTAEIGQAAIFLSVLSGLWSIGFLCFGLRTRNQNAIRSGRNAVIATFILISIATGALIYGFVTDDFSMRYVVEVSSAAQPLLYKITALWGRMSGSLLFWLWLLTLASAIVVWQNHRYNRETNDTLSDYALIPIAVVQLFFIILVTGLIEGVYNPLARFPNGQMAPDGAGMNPLLQTPSMAFHPPTLYVGWIGLTVPFAFAVGALASGRVGSAWILRSRRWTLFSWIVLTIGITLGGNWAYRELGWGGYWAWDPVENASFMPWLLGTAYLHSVMIQEKRNMLKLWNILLITLAFQFTLLGTFITRSGIISSVHAFAQSDIGGYFLGFILTSTAGVIGLIIYRWKRLKSANRLESLLSRESAFVLNNWLLVGLTLIILWGTLWPIISEAINGEKSSVPEAFFNQVVIIPGLLLLFLTGAGPIVSWKKITANNFQRMFLLPLVIGLIGGALTWGFLVLRGTTSPLYSVLCVFASAFVIVAIFAEFYRGAKLRAKRQETSFLNGLNLLIQRNKRRYGGYIIHIGIVILYIGIMGSKGYFLLESKGLRMGESMDVGQFQLTMKDSFEKEFANYRRTGVIFHVAKNGKQIGTMEPARHFYYKTGQGEQDTIESAIRHFGVNDFYIALGTIPPDVKTGGVVNVQAYYNPLISVVWIGVAVMVLGGIVAIAEKSERNGEA; encoded by the coding sequence ATGACTGCGGAAATTGGACAAGCCGCTATATTTCTCTCTGTGCTCTCTGGCTTGTGGTCGATTGGCTTTCTCTGCTTCGGGCTACGCACGCGAAATCAGAACGCCATCCGGAGCGGCAGAAACGCCGTTATTGCCACCTTCATTCTCATTAGTATCGCGACCGGTGCCTTAATCTACGGTTTTGTAACCGACGATTTCTCGATGCGCTATGTCGTTGAGGTATCAAGTGCCGCGCAACCCCTCCTCTATAAAATCACCGCCCTTTGGGGACGAATGTCGGGATCACTTCTCTTCTGGCTCTGGTTGCTGACGCTCGCCAGCGCGATTGTTGTCTGGCAAAATCACCGATACAATAGAGAAACAAATGATACCCTCTCGGATTACGCCCTGATTCCTATTGCAGTCGTACAACTGTTTTTCATTATACTCGTCACTGGCTTAATCGAAGGGGTTTACAACCCACTCGCCCGCTTCCCCAATGGCCAAATGGCACCTGATGGTGCGGGTATGAACCCGCTCCTCCAGACGCCAAGTATGGCATTCCATCCACCGACGTTATATGTGGGTTGGATTGGTCTAACAGTGCCGTTCGCTTTTGCTGTGGGTGCGCTTGCATCCGGTAGAGTCGGCAGTGCTTGGATACTCCGCTCGCGTAGATGGACGTTGTTCTCATGGATCGTTTTGACCATCGGCATCACCCTTGGTGGCAATTGGGCGTATCGTGAGTTGGGATGGGGCGGTTATTGGGCATGGGACCCGGTTGAAAACGCCTCTTTTATGCCGTGGCTCCTCGGCACCGCATATCTGCATTCGGTGATGATTCAAGAGAAGCGGAATATGCTCAAACTGTGGAATATCCTCCTGATTACGCTTGCGTTCCAATTCACACTGTTGGGGACTTTCATCACGCGAAGTGGAATCATTTCATCGGTCCATGCTTTTGCACAATCTGACATTGGCGGGTATTTCTTAGGCTTCATCTTGACTTCGACTGCAGGCGTGATTGGACTCATCATCTATCGTTGGAAACGGCTGAAGAGTGCCAACCGCTTGGAATCACTTCTCTCTCGTGAGAGTGCGTTTGTTCTGAATAATTGGCTCCTTGTCGGGTTAACACTAATTATTCTTTGGGGCACGTTGTGGCCGATTATCTCCGAGGCGATTAACGGCGAAAAATCCTCCGTTCCTGAAGCATTCTTTAACCAAGTTGTTATTATTCCGGGATTATTGCTCCTTTTTCTCACAGGAGCGGGACCGATTGTCTCATGGAAAAAGATTACCGCTAATAACTTTCAGCGGATGTTTCTGTTGCCGCTTGTTATCGGTTTGATCGGAGGTGCGTTGACGTGGGGATTTCTGGTATTAAGAGGGACGACTTCTCCTCTCTATTCGGTGCTCTGTGTTTTCGCAAGTGCCTTCGTGATTGTGGCAATCTTTGCTGAATTTTATCGGGGTGCGAAACTCCGTGCCAAACGACAGGAGACCTCCTTCCTCAACGGCTTGAACCTCCTTATTCAACGAAATAAAAGACGATATGGGGGTTACATCATCCACATCGGCATTGTGATTCTTTATATAGGTATTATGGGATCAAAGGGCTATTTTTTATTGGAATCTAAAGGCTTGAGAATGGGGGAATCGATGGACGTTGGGCAGTTTCAGCTCACAATGAAAGATTCGTTTGAGAAAGAATTCGCCAACTATCGCCGAACGGGTGTTATTTTTCATGTCGCAAAGAACGGAAAACAGATAGGGACGATGGAACCCGCACGCCATTTCTATTACAAGACGGGACAGGGGGAACAGGATACGATAGAATCTGCCATCCGTCACTTCGGTGTCAACGACTTTTATATCGCCCTCGGCACCATCCCACCGGATGTTAAAACAGGCGGCGTTGTAAACGTGCAAGCATATTACAATCCTCTCATTAGCGTTGTCTGGATCGGCGTTGCTGTAATGGTGTTGGGCGGAATCGTTGCGATCGCTGAGAAATCTGAACGTAATGGAGAGGCTTGA
- a CDS encoding dihydrodipicolinate synthase family protein has protein sequence MNWQHHPWTGVFPATLCPFHENESIDEVGLRQYMQELASVPGIKGVVCNGHTGEIMSLRLHERQRVTQITADAVGDRVKVVSGVSAEGSLPAIDDALAAKEAGADAILLMPAHHWLRFGRTPETAVGYFQDVAEGADIPIIVHQYPAWTKAGYSLEEMLEMVKIPQVICIKMGTRDMARWRWDYEQLKEAAPDVPILTCHDEYLLASLLEGSDGALIGFAGFVPELMVDVVHAALNNDLIGARKARSQVDALARIVYNFGEPSSDAHQRMKCARWLMGRFPSMTMRRPLRQLSTAEVDKIRTRLEETGYQCIN, from the coding sequence ATGAACTGGCAACATCATCCATGGACAGGTGTATTTCCGGCGACACTCTGCCCTTTTCATGAAAATGAATCCATTGACGAAGTCGGATTGCGTCAGTATATGCAGGAACTCGCAAGCGTCCCGGGGATAAAAGGGGTTGTCTGTAATGGACACACCGGCGAAATTATGTCTCTCCGCTTGCATGAAAGACAGCGCGTTACGCAAATTACCGCTGACGCCGTTGGTGATCGCGTCAAAGTCGTTTCAGGTGTGAGCGCAGAAGGGAGTCTCCCAGCGATTGATGACGCACTCGCGGCGAAGGAAGCCGGGGCGGATGCCATCCTGTTAATGCCAGCGCACCACTGGTTGCGTTTTGGACGGACACCTGAAACCGCAGTCGGTTACTTTCAAGATGTCGCCGAAGGCGCAGATATACCGATCATTGTTCATCAATACCCCGCATGGACAAAGGCAGGATACAGCCTTGAAGAGATGTTAGAAATGGTGAAGATCCCACAGGTTATCTGCATTAAAATGGGCACCCGTGACATGGCGCGCTGGCGGTGGGACTATGAACAGTTGAAAGAAGCCGCACCCGACGTACCCATCTTGACCTGTCACGATGAATACCTGCTCGCCTCCTTACTCGAAGGAAGTGATGGTGCACTCATCGGATTCGCAGGGTTTGTCCCGGAGTTGATGGTGGATGTCGTCCACGCCGCACTCAACAACGATCTCATCGGTGCACGGAAGGCGCGTAGCCAAGTAGACGCGCTGGCACGCATCGTCTATAACTTCGGCGAACCGAGCAGTGACGCGCATCAGCGAATGAAATGTGCTCGCTGGTTGATGGGCAGATTCCCCTCAATGACAATGCGCCGCCCCCTGCGTCAATTGTCCACCGCCGAAGTCGATAAAATCCGAACACGTCTTGAAGAGACCGGTTATCAGTGCATCAATTAA
- a CDS encoding cytochrome c-type biogenesis protein CcmH, which produces MKTGRCEHIAMSNNATIPNFVWIVVLSIACSFTVITYAQTETPRTVESKDVNDDAIASKLEELLTTVYCYCGCERETIEVCVCDTAVMIEKDFRNRLLAGQTVDQIRTNYLDTFGPQYYAVMPAEGINLIAYIMPAVILVLIGGVAFAVLRKSKQKPVASHVSQDSSQQVSDATVKQVEAELERYKRQN; this is translated from the coding sequence ATGAAAACTGGAAGATGTGAACACATTGCAATGTCCAACAACGCTACGATTCCTAATTTTGTGTGGATTGTTGTGCTTTCCATCGCTTGCAGTTTTACTGTTATTACGTACGCGCAGACAGAGACACCTCGCACTGTAGAATCGAAAGATGTCAACGATGACGCGATTGCATCTAAATTGGAGGAGTTGCTGACCACAGTCTACTGTTATTGTGGTTGCGAGCGGGAGACGATCGAAGTGTGTGTGTGCGACACGGCGGTAATGATTGAAAAGGATTTCCGTAATCGGTTGCTCGCGGGTCAAACGGTCGATCAGATTCGCACCAACTACCTTGACACATTCGGACCGCAATATTACGCTGTCATGCCCGCAGAAGGTATTAATCTAATTGCCTATATCATGCCCGCTGTCATTCTTGTCCTCATCGGTGGTGTTGCCTTTGCCGTGCTCCGAAAGTCAAAGCAGAAGCCGGTGGCAAGTCATGTGTCTCAAGATTCAAGCCAACAGGTCTCCGATGCAACCGTGAAACAGGTTGAAGCCGAATTGGAAAGGTACAAACGGCAAAACTAA